Proteins encoded together in one Vigna angularis cultivar LongXiaoDou No.4 chromosome 5, ASM1680809v1, whole genome shotgun sequence window:
- the LOC108340232 gene encoding B3 domain-containing protein REM19 isoform X6, whose amino-acid sequence MSPAKSYTPPALQNLFNGSKLNSINWGEGGDAHCSKSANSLDDRFTRDIGVQFNAVEFKRSTEELKLRASMEERMKKTARKKRKSDGQEASAEQEEEVEMRFRFYESASARKRTVTAEERERAISAAKAFEPANPFCRVVLRPSYLYRGCIMYLPSCFAEKHLNGVSGFIKLQISNGRQWPVRCLYRVGRAKLSQGWFEFSLENNLGEGDVCVFELLRMKEVVLQVTIFRITEEVGMLKPPPSQQNQNMSSAKLLSTPLQQHLSSTQMV is encoded by the exons ATGTCTCCTGCAAAGAGTTATACACCTCCAGCATTACAGAATCTGTTCAATGGATCTAAACTTAATAGCATAAACTGGGGAGAGGGTGGTGATGCGCATTGTTCCAAAAGTGCCAATTCACTGGATGATCGATTCACCAGAGACATAGGAGTTCAATTTAACGCAGTCGAGTTTAAAAGATCTACTGAAGAATTGAAACTACGTGCTTCCATGGAGGAAAGGATGAAAAAAACTGCAAGAAAGAAGCGGAAATCAG ATGGACAGGAAGCCTCTGCTGAGCAAGAAGAGGAAGTTGAAATGCGCTTCAGATTTTATGAAAGTGCTTCTGCTAGAAAAAGAACTGTGACAGcagaagaaagagagagggCCATCAGTGCAGCGAAAGCATTTGAACCAGCTAATCCTTTCTGTAGGGTTGTCCTAAGGCCCTCCTACCTATACAGGGGATGCATAATG TATCTGCCATCCTGTTTTGCAGAAAAACATTTGAATGGAGTTTCTGGGTTTATTAAACTTCAGATTTCTAATGGGAGACAGTGGCCAGTTCGCTGCCTTTATAGGGTAGGTAGAGCCAAGTTAAGCCAGGGGTGGTTTGAATTTTCATTAGAGAACAATTTAGGAGAAGGtgatgtgtgtgtgtttgaGCTTCTTAGAATGAAAGAAGTAGTGCTGCAAGTTACCATCTTTCGCATTACTGAGGAAGTGGGAATGTTGAAGCCTCCTCCTTCGCAGCAGAACCAAAACATGAGCTCAGCTAAACTGCTGAGCACTCCCTTGCAGCAACACCTTAGTTCAACTCAAATGGTTTGA
- the LOC108340232 gene encoding B3 domain-containing transcription factor VRN1 isoform X1: MTHPSFHKLLLPSTLQTKQLVPIFSLILPTYFVDFFLCILPPLPSPKLCQLVNQVWIFLNSIWSRLPDDFMRKYGGELSPIVTLSVPDGSVWRVGLKKADNKYWFRDGWQEFIQHYSIGVGYLLVFRYEGKSGFNVHVFNLATSEINYQSAIRCSNEGPHFANLLKFFEEIDDEDSIEILDSSPSHLAPSSLQNRVLACSVDKMSPAKSYTPPALQNLFNGSKLNSINWGEGGDAHCSKSANSLDDRFTRDIGVQFNAVEFKRSTEELKLRASMEERMKKTARKKRKSDGQEASAEQEEEVEMRFRFYESASARKRTVTAEERERAISAAKAFEPANPFCRVVLRPSYLYRGCIMYLPSCFAEKHLNGVSGFIKLQISNGRQWPVRCLYRVGRAKLSQGWFEFSLENNLGEGDVCVFELLRMKEVVLQVTIFRITEEVGMLKPPPSQQNQNMSSAKLLSTPLQQHLSSTQMV, encoded by the exons ATGACGCACCCTTCTTTCCACAAGCTTCTTCTACCCTCCACTCTCCAAACCAAACAACTGGTACCTATATTTTCTCTCATTCTTCCCACCtattttgtagatttttttttatgtattttgcCACCACTCCCATCTCCCAAACTTTGTCAGCTCGTTAATCAAGtttggatttttttaaattccatcTGGAGT aGGCTTCCAGATGATTTTATGAGGAAATATGGGGGTGAACTTTCTCCAATTGTTACCCTCTCTGTTCCTGATGGTAGTGTCTGGCGTGTAGGGTTGAAAAAGGCAGACAACAAGTATTGGTTCCGTGACGGTTGGCAAGAGTTTATTCAGCACTATTCCATTGGCGTAGGATACTTGTTGGTTTTCAGATACGAAGGAAAGTCAGGTTTCAATGTTCATGTTTTTAATTTGGCTACTTCTGAGATAAACTATCAATCAGCCATACGATGCAGTAATGAAGGGCCTCACTTTGCAAATcttcttaaattttttgaagaaattgatgatgaagattccATTGAAATATTGGATTCATCACCTTCCCATCTTGCTCCAAGTTCATTGCAAAATAGAGTTCTTGCTTGTTCAGTAGATAAAATGTCTCCTGCAAAGAGTTATACACCTCCAGCATTACAGAATCTGTTCAATGGATCTAAACTTAATAGCATAAACTGGGGAGAGGGTGGTGATGCGCATTGTTCCAAAAGTGCCAATTCACTGGATGATCGATTCACCAGAGACATAGGAGTTCAATTTAACGCAGTCGAGTTTAAAAGATCTACTGAAGAATTGAAACTACGTGCTTCCATGGAGGAAAGGATGAAAAAAACTGCAAGAAAGAAGCGGAAATCAG ATGGACAGGAAGCCTCTGCTGAGCAAGAAGAGGAAGTTGAAATGCGCTTCAGATTTTATGAAAGTGCTTCTGCTAGAAAAAGAACTGTGACAGcagaagaaagagagagggCCATCAGTGCAGCGAAAGCATTTGAACCAGCTAATCCTTTCTGTAGGGTTGTCCTAAGGCCCTCCTACCTATACAGGGGATGCATAATG TATCTGCCATCCTGTTTTGCAGAAAAACATTTGAATGGAGTTTCTGGGTTTATTAAACTTCAGATTTCTAATGGGAGACAGTGGCCAGTTCGCTGCCTTTATAGGGTAGGTAGAGCCAAGTTAAGCCAGGGGTGGTTTGAATTTTCATTAGAGAACAATTTAGGAGAAGGtgatgtgtgtgtgtttgaGCTTCTTAGAATGAAAGAAGTAGTGCTGCAAGTTACCATCTTTCGCATTACTGAGGAAGTGGGAATGTTGAAGCCTCCTCCTTCGCAGCAGAACCAAAACATGAGCTCAGCTAAACTGCTGAGCACTCCCTTGCAGCAACACCTTAGTTCAACTCAAATGGTTTGA
- the LOC108340232 gene encoding B3 domain-containing transcription factor VRN1 isoform X2, whose product MTHPSFHKLLLPSTLQTKQLRLPDDFMRKYGGELSPIVTLSVPDGSVWRVGLKKADNKYWFRDGWQEFIQHYSIGVGYLLVFRYEGKSGFNVHVFNLATSEINYQSAIRCSNEGPHFANLLKFFEEIDDEDSIEILDSSPSHLAPSSLQNRVLACSVDKMSPAKSYTPPALQNLFNGSKLNSINWGEGGDAHCSKSANSLDDRFTRDIGVQFNAVEFKRSTEELKLRASMEERMKKTARKKRKSDGQEASAEQEEEVEMRFRFYESASARKRTVTAEERERAISAAKAFEPANPFCRVVLRPSYLYRGCIMYLPSCFAEKHLNGVSGFIKLQISNGRQWPVRCLYRVGRAKLSQGWFEFSLENNLGEGDVCVFELLRMKEVVLQVTIFRITEEVGMLKPPPSQQNQNMSSAKLLSTPLQQHLSSTQMV is encoded by the exons ATGACGCACCCTTCTTTCCACAAGCTTCTTCTACCCTCCACTCTCCAAACCAAACAACTG aGGCTTCCAGATGATTTTATGAGGAAATATGGGGGTGAACTTTCTCCAATTGTTACCCTCTCTGTTCCTGATGGTAGTGTCTGGCGTGTAGGGTTGAAAAAGGCAGACAACAAGTATTGGTTCCGTGACGGTTGGCAAGAGTTTATTCAGCACTATTCCATTGGCGTAGGATACTTGTTGGTTTTCAGATACGAAGGAAAGTCAGGTTTCAATGTTCATGTTTTTAATTTGGCTACTTCTGAGATAAACTATCAATCAGCCATACGATGCAGTAATGAAGGGCCTCACTTTGCAAATcttcttaaattttttgaagaaattgatgatgaagattccATTGAAATATTGGATTCATCACCTTCCCATCTTGCTCCAAGTTCATTGCAAAATAGAGTTCTTGCTTGTTCAGTAGATAAAATGTCTCCTGCAAAGAGTTATACACCTCCAGCATTACAGAATCTGTTCAATGGATCTAAACTTAATAGCATAAACTGGGGAGAGGGTGGTGATGCGCATTGTTCCAAAAGTGCCAATTCACTGGATGATCGATTCACCAGAGACATAGGAGTTCAATTTAACGCAGTCGAGTTTAAAAGATCTACTGAAGAATTGAAACTACGTGCTTCCATGGAGGAAAGGATGAAAAAAACTGCAAGAAAGAAGCGGAAATCAG ATGGACAGGAAGCCTCTGCTGAGCAAGAAGAGGAAGTTGAAATGCGCTTCAGATTTTATGAAAGTGCTTCTGCTAGAAAAAGAACTGTGACAGcagaagaaagagagagggCCATCAGTGCAGCGAAAGCATTTGAACCAGCTAATCCTTTCTGTAGGGTTGTCCTAAGGCCCTCCTACCTATACAGGGGATGCATAATG TATCTGCCATCCTGTTTTGCAGAAAAACATTTGAATGGAGTTTCTGGGTTTATTAAACTTCAGATTTCTAATGGGAGACAGTGGCCAGTTCGCTGCCTTTATAGGGTAGGTAGAGCCAAGTTAAGCCAGGGGTGGTTTGAATTTTCATTAGAGAACAATTTAGGAGAAGGtgatgtgtgtgtgtttgaGCTTCTTAGAATGAAAGAAGTAGTGCTGCAAGTTACCATCTTTCGCATTACTGAGGAAGTGGGAATGTTGAAGCCTCCTCCTTCGCAGCAGAACCAAAACATGAGCTCAGCTAAACTGCTGAGCACTCCCTTGCAGCAACACCTTAGTTCAACTCAAATGGTTTGA
- the LOC108340232 gene encoding B3 domain-containing transcription factor VRN1 isoform X5, giving the protein MSFFNSVLTWLKKADNKYWFRDGWQEFIQHYSIGVGYLLVFRYEGKSGFNVHVFNLATSEINYQSAIRCSNEGPHFANLLKFFEEIDDEDSIEILDSSPSHLAPSSLQNRVLACSVDKMSPAKSYTPPALQNLFNGSKLNSINWGEGGDAHCSKSANSLDDRFTRDIGVQFNAVEFKRSTEELKLRASMEERMKKTARKKRKSDGQEASAEQEEEVEMRFRFYESASARKRTVTAEERERAISAAKAFEPANPFCRVVLRPSYLYRGCIMYLPSCFAEKHLNGVSGFIKLQISNGRQWPVRCLYRVGRAKLSQGWFEFSLENNLGEGDVCVFELLRMKEVVLQVTIFRITEEVGMLKPPPSQQNQNMSSAKLLSTPLQQHLSSTQMV; this is encoded by the exons atgtcttttttcAACAGTGTTCTCACTT GGTTGAAAAAGGCAGACAACAAGTATTGGTTCCGTGACGGTTGGCAAGAGTTTATTCAGCACTATTCCATTGGCGTAGGATACTTGTTGGTTTTCAGATACGAAGGAAAGTCAGGTTTCAATGTTCATGTTTTTAATTTGGCTACTTCTGAGATAAACTATCAATCAGCCATACGATGCAGTAATGAAGGGCCTCACTTTGCAAATcttcttaaattttttgaagaaattgatgatgaagattccATTGAAATATTGGATTCATCACCTTCCCATCTTGCTCCAAGTTCATTGCAAAATAGAGTTCTTGCTTGTTCAGTAGATAAAATGTCTCCTGCAAAGAGTTATACACCTCCAGCATTACAGAATCTGTTCAATGGATCTAAACTTAATAGCATAAACTGGGGAGAGGGTGGTGATGCGCATTGTTCCAAAAGTGCCAATTCACTGGATGATCGATTCACCAGAGACATAGGAGTTCAATTTAACGCAGTCGAGTTTAAAAGATCTACTGAAGAATTGAAACTACGTGCTTCCATGGAGGAAAGGATGAAAAAAACTGCAAGAAAGAAGCGGAAATCAG ATGGACAGGAAGCCTCTGCTGAGCAAGAAGAGGAAGTTGAAATGCGCTTCAGATTTTATGAAAGTGCTTCTGCTAGAAAAAGAACTGTGACAGcagaagaaagagagagggCCATCAGTGCAGCGAAAGCATTTGAACCAGCTAATCCTTTCTGTAGGGTTGTCCTAAGGCCCTCCTACCTATACAGGGGATGCATAATG TATCTGCCATCCTGTTTTGCAGAAAAACATTTGAATGGAGTTTCTGGGTTTATTAAACTTCAGATTTCTAATGGGAGACAGTGGCCAGTTCGCTGCCTTTATAGGGTAGGTAGAGCCAAGTTAAGCCAGGGGTGGTTTGAATTTTCATTAGAGAACAATTTAGGAGAAGGtgatgtgtgtgtgtttgaGCTTCTTAGAATGAAAGAAGTAGTGCTGCAAGTTACCATCTTTCGCATTACTGAGGAAGTGGGAATGTTGAAGCCTCCTCCTTCGCAGCAGAACCAAAACATGAGCTCAGCTAAACTGCTGAGCACTCCCTTGCAGCAACACCTTAGTTCAACTCAAATGGTTTGA
- the LOC108340232 gene encoding B3 domain-containing transcription factor VRN1 isoform X4, with translation MRKYGGELSPIVTLSVPDGSVWRVGLKKADNKYWFRDGWQEFIQHYSIGVGYLLVFRYEGKSGFNVHVFNLATSEINYQSAIRCSNEGPHFANLLKFFEEIDDEDSIEILDSSPSHLAPSSLQNRVLACSVDKMSPAKSYTPPALQNLFNGSKLNSINWGEGGDAHCSKSANSLDDRFTRDIGVQFNAVEFKRSTEELKLRASMEERMKKTARKKRKSDGQEASAEQEEEVEMRFRFYESASARKRTVTAEERERAISAAKAFEPANPFCRVVLRPSYLYRGCIMYLPSCFAEKHLNGVSGFIKLQISNGRQWPVRCLYRVGRAKLSQGWFEFSLENNLGEGDVCVFELLRMKEVVLQVTIFRITEEVGMLKPPPSQQNQNMSSAKLLSTPLQQHLSSTQMV, from the exons ATGAGGAAATATGGGGGTGAACTTTCTCCAATTGTTACCCTCTCTGTTCCTGATGGTAGTGTCTGGCGTGTAGGGTTGAAAAAGGCAGACAACAAGTATTGGTTCCGTGACGGTTGGCAAGAGTTTATTCAGCACTATTCCATTGGCGTAGGATACTTGTTGGTTTTCAGATACGAAGGAAAGTCAGGTTTCAATGTTCATGTTTTTAATTTGGCTACTTCTGAGATAAACTATCAATCAGCCATACGATGCAGTAATGAAGGGCCTCACTTTGCAAATcttcttaaattttttgaagaaattgatgatgaagattccATTGAAATATTGGATTCATCACCTTCCCATCTTGCTCCAAGTTCATTGCAAAATAGAGTTCTTGCTTGTTCAGTAGATAAAATGTCTCCTGCAAAGAGTTATACACCTCCAGCATTACAGAATCTGTTCAATGGATCTAAACTTAATAGCATAAACTGGGGAGAGGGTGGTGATGCGCATTGTTCCAAAAGTGCCAATTCACTGGATGATCGATTCACCAGAGACATAGGAGTTCAATTTAACGCAGTCGAGTTTAAAAGATCTACTGAAGAATTGAAACTACGTGCTTCCATGGAGGAAAGGATGAAAAAAACTGCAAGAAAGAAGCGGAAATCAG ATGGACAGGAAGCCTCTGCTGAGCAAGAAGAGGAAGTTGAAATGCGCTTCAGATTTTATGAAAGTGCTTCTGCTAGAAAAAGAACTGTGACAGcagaagaaagagagagggCCATCAGTGCAGCGAAAGCATTTGAACCAGCTAATCCTTTCTGTAGGGTTGTCCTAAGGCCCTCCTACCTATACAGGGGATGCATAATG TATCTGCCATCCTGTTTTGCAGAAAAACATTTGAATGGAGTTTCTGGGTTTATTAAACTTCAGATTTCTAATGGGAGACAGTGGCCAGTTCGCTGCCTTTATAGGGTAGGTAGAGCCAAGTTAAGCCAGGGGTGGTTTGAATTTTCATTAGAGAACAATTTAGGAGAAGGtgatgtgtgtgtgtttgaGCTTCTTAGAATGAAAGAAGTAGTGCTGCAAGTTACCATCTTTCGCATTACTGAGGAAGTGGGAATGTTGAAGCCTCCTCCTTCGCAGCAGAACCAAAACATGAGCTCAGCTAAACTGCTGAGCACTCCCTTGCAGCAACACCTTAGTTCAACTCAAATGGTTTGA
- the LOC108340232 gene encoding B3 domain-containing transcription factor VRN1 isoform X3, with amino-acid sequence MKSIKCDWLILCLFSTVFSLRLPDDFMRKYGGELSPIVTLSVPDGSVWRVGLKKADNKYWFRDGWQEFIQHYSIGVGYLLVFRYEGKSGFNVHVFNLATSEINYQSAIRCSNEGPHFANLLKFFEEIDDEDSIEILDSSPSHLAPSSLQNRVLACSVDKMSPAKSYTPPALQNLFNGSKLNSINWGEGGDAHCSKSANSLDDRFTRDIGVQFNAVEFKRSTEELKLRASMEERMKKTARKKRKSDGQEASAEQEEEVEMRFRFYESASARKRTVTAEERERAISAAKAFEPANPFCRVVLRPSYLYRGCIMYLPSCFAEKHLNGVSGFIKLQISNGRQWPVRCLYRVGRAKLSQGWFEFSLENNLGEGDVCVFELLRMKEVVLQVTIFRITEEVGMLKPPPSQQNQNMSSAKLLSTPLQQHLSSTQMV; translated from the exons ATGAAGTCAATAAAGTGTGATTggttaattttatgtcttttttcAACAGTGTTCTCACTT aGGCTTCCAGATGATTTTATGAGGAAATATGGGGGTGAACTTTCTCCAATTGTTACCCTCTCTGTTCCTGATGGTAGTGTCTGGCGTGTAGGGTTGAAAAAGGCAGACAACAAGTATTGGTTCCGTGACGGTTGGCAAGAGTTTATTCAGCACTATTCCATTGGCGTAGGATACTTGTTGGTTTTCAGATACGAAGGAAAGTCAGGTTTCAATGTTCATGTTTTTAATTTGGCTACTTCTGAGATAAACTATCAATCAGCCATACGATGCAGTAATGAAGGGCCTCACTTTGCAAATcttcttaaattttttgaagaaattgatgatgaagattccATTGAAATATTGGATTCATCACCTTCCCATCTTGCTCCAAGTTCATTGCAAAATAGAGTTCTTGCTTGTTCAGTAGATAAAATGTCTCCTGCAAAGAGTTATACACCTCCAGCATTACAGAATCTGTTCAATGGATCTAAACTTAATAGCATAAACTGGGGAGAGGGTGGTGATGCGCATTGTTCCAAAAGTGCCAATTCACTGGATGATCGATTCACCAGAGACATAGGAGTTCAATTTAACGCAGTCGAGTTTAAAAGATCTACTGAAGAATTGAAACTACGTGCTTCCATGGAGGAAAGGATGAAAAAAACTGCAAGAAAGAAGCGGAAATCAG ATGGACAGGAAGCCTCTGCTGAGCAAGAAGAGGAAGTTGAAATGCGCTTCAGATTTTATGAAAGTGCTTCTGCTAGAAAAAGAACTGTGACAGcagaagaaagagagagggCCATCAGTGCAGCGAAAGCATTTGAACCAGCTAATCCTTTCTGTAGGGTTGTCCTAAGGCCCTCCTACCTATACAGGGGATGCATAATG TATCTGCCATCCTGTTTTGCAGAAAAACATTTGAATGGAGTTTCTGGGTTTATTAAACTTCAGATTTCTAATGGGAGACAGTGGCCAGTTCGCTGCCTTTATAGGGTAGGTAGAGCCAAGTTAAGCCAGGGGTGGTTTGAATTTTCATTAGAGAACAATTTAGGAGAAGGtgatgtgtgtgtgtttgaGCTTCTTAGAATGAAAGAAGTAGTGCTGCAAGTTACCATCTTTCGCATTACTGAGGAAGTGGGAATGTTGAAGCCTCCTCCTTCGCAGCAGAACCAAAACATGAGCTCAGCTAAACTGCTGAGCACTCCCTTGCAGCAACACCTTAGTTCAACTCAAATGGTTTGA